From Ananas comosus cultivar F153 linkage group 8, ASM154086v1, whole genome shotgun sequence, one genomic window encodes:
- the LOC109713997 gene encoding uncharacterized protein LOC109713997: protein MESDQKRVPEPSISNANRQGNDLSASRPLWSPSHFAAESVPYVRQDSVSRISKSGSSQRSSASLSRETGDQTLSKIRLSHELADEILEDVDSSVMAQVGDSGVRVVEGESIREASRRSYSRALSRMNSIVESGRYARQDSVSRVSKSSSLQKSLSCGSDQLLNSIRLSHELADQLLGDIDSSVMAQVGDRGDRIVEDEEINENGSLDLDYAKRSEDKAGPLPDDALIILNGTRSRDSYRLSPVSPLVEDIVSPIPTALTLGAMKDHTQLLQSASIKDKPYKPPRRLDYFAYIVHLSVFGFLGVLTRYVLRKFFGPNILALTSDDSPLYLDLPSNILGSFLMGWFGIVFKADIRQISDHVVVGLTTGYLGSLTTFSGWNQEMLDLASKGHWVYAVAGIVLGMFIVNESINIGVESGEGLRKLFLKYFDEDSGGRKFLKHLRVDTGAKHAVVMTMMVLILLALWFLSGALAIKTVHDLKSGAVLWLGCVVAPPGVWGRWHLARLNGEGIGKRQLLKWLPIGTLAANVLAACIMAALSTISNAVNTKKCRTVTSGIEFGFLGCLSTVSTFVAEVYAMRQSRHSGRAFIYATATILLSFAMGTLIYSVPVWTKHYK from the exons ATGGAATCAGATCAGAAAAGAGTGCCTGAACCTTCTATTTCAAATGCTAATAGACAGGGCAATGACCTTTCTGCCTCGAGACCGCTCTGGAGTCCGAGTCACTTTGCTGCAGAAAGTGTTCCGTATGTAAGACAGGATTCGGTCAGTAGGATAAGTAAGAGCGGTTCTTCGCAACGGAGTTCTGCAAGTCTTTCACGCGAGACGGGTGATCAGACACTAAGCAAGATCAGGCTTTCGCACGAATTGGCCGACGAGATTCTTGAAGACGTTGATAGTTCGGTTATGGCGCAAGTCGGCGACAGCGGAGTTCGTGTAGTTGAAGGGGAGAGCATAAGAGAGGCCAGTCGCCGCTCTTATTCGAGAGCACTTAGTCGGATGAATTCCATAGTGGAAAGTGGTAGGTACGCAAGGCAGGATTCGGTCAGTAGAGTAAGTAAGAGCAGCTCTTTGCAGAAAAGTTTGTCGTGTGGCAGTGATCAATTGCTGAATTCGATCAGGCTTTCGCACGAGTTGGCAGACCAGCTGCTCGGGGACATTGATAGTTCTGTTATGGCACAAGTTGGCGACCGAGGAGATCGAATAGTCGAAGACGAGGAGATTAATGAAAATGGGAGCCTGGATCTGGATTATGCAAAGAGATCGGAGGACAAAGCTGGCCCCCTCCCAGATGATGCTCTGATAATATTGAACGGCACGCGGTCCCGTGATAGTTACCGTTTGTCGCCTGTGTCTCCGTTGGTAGAAGATATTGTATCTCCTATCCCAACTGCTCTTACCTTGGGTGCAATGAAGGACCATACACAACTTCTACAAAGTGCATCCATCAAG GATAAACCTTACAAGCCACCACGACGATTGGACTATTTTGCCTACATTGTTCACTTGTCCGTCTTTGGATTTCTCGGG GTACTTACGAGGTACGTACTGCGAAAGTTCTTTGGTCCGAACATTCTCGCTCTCACATCTGACGACTCTCCATTGTACCTTGATCTTCCATCCAATATA CTCGGTTCGTTCCTAATGGGATGGTTTGGGATTGTATTCAAGGCAGATATACGCCAAATATCTGATCATGTCGTAGTTGGATTGACAACTGGTTACTTGGGAAGCCTCACCACCTTCAGTGGGTGGAATCAGGAAATGCTTGATTTGGCCTCCAAGGGCCACTGGGTTTACGCGGTGGCTGGAATAGTATTAG GGATGTTTATTGTCAATGAATCCATAAATATAGGGGTCGAATCAGGCGAGGGACTTCGAAAAttgtttctaaaatattttgatgAGGATTCAGGAGgcagaaaatttttgaaacatCTGAGAGTGGACACTGGCGCTAAGCATGCAGTTGTGATGACAATGATGGTCTTGATATTGCTCGCACTGTGGTTTCTAAGTGGAGCATTGGCCATAAAAACGGTGCATGACCTCAAAAGCGGCGCTGTTCTCTGGTTGGGTTGCGTGGTTGCCCCACCAGGCGTGTGGGGCCGTTGGCACTTGGCCAGGCTTAACGGTGAGGGGATCGGAAAGAGACAACTTCTCAAATGGCTTCCAATCGGGACTTTGGCGGCCAACGTTCTTGCAGCTTGCATTATGGCAGCACTTTCGACTATAAGCAATGCG GTAAATACAAAGAAATGCAGAACCGTTACGAGCGGAATCGAGTTTGGATTTCTCGGCTGCCTGAGCACTGTTTCTACCTTCGTTGCGGAAGTGTATGCAATGAGGCAGAGTAGACATAGTGGGAGAGCCTTTATTTATGCAACAGCGACCATCCTTCTCTCATTCGCAATGGGAACTTTGATATATTCTGTACCAGTATGGACGAAACACTACAAATAG